From the Deltaproteobacteria bacterium genome, one window contains:
- a CDS encoding acetyl-CoA acetyltransferase, with protein MADGIKDKVAILGMGCTRFGERWESYAEDLAAEAFVECLEDAGIEKKDIEAAYVGTHIDEINVGKAAVPLGVALKLPYIPVSRTENYCATATEAFRAACYAVAAGAYDIVLALGVEKLKDTGYGGLPGGGMLGVQSFMMGANMTAPGMFAQLATAYSAKWGVPMEKIKDAMAHVSAKSHANGALNPRAHLRKAVPEEVIKAAPMIAYPLGLFDCCGVSDGAACAIVTTPEIAKSLKKNQNLVKVKALSVSVSSGEESIGNSWDGSHFVTTRIAATKAYEEAGIKDPRQEISMCEVHDCFSITEMVTMEDLHISPKGGAYEDIMGGFYDLNGETPCQVDGGLKCFGHPIGASGLRMIYAMYEQLLERVPEERKVKNAQMGLTHNLGGMPHSNVAAISIVGLD; from the coding sequence ATGGCTGACGGAATCAAAGACAAAGTGGCAATTTTAGGCATGGGGTGTACGCGTTTCGGGGAACGCTGGGAGTCGTATGCCGAGGACCTGGCCGCCGAGGCGTTTGTGGAATGCCTGGAAGATGCGGGCATTGAGAAGAAAGATATCGAGGCGGCCTACGTGGGCACGCACATCGACGAGATCAACGTGGGCAAGGCGGCGGTGCCCCTGGGTGTGGCGCTGAAGCTGCCCTACATCCCGGTGTCCAGGACGGAAAACTACTGCGCCACGGCCACCGAGGCCTTCCGGGCGGCCTGCTATGCGGTGGCGGCCGGGGCCTACGACATCGTGCTGGCCCTGGGGGTCGAAAAATTGAAAGACACCGGTTACGGCGGTCTGCCGGGCGGCGGCATGCTGGGCGTCCAGTCGTTCATGATGGGTGCCAATATGACGGCGCCGGGCATGTTCGCGCAGCTGGCCACGGCCTACAGCGCCAAATGGGGGGTGCCCATGGAAAAAATCAAGGACGCCATGGCCCACGTATCGGCCAAGAGTCACGCCAACGGCGCGCTGAACCCCAGGGCGCATTTGCGCAAGGCCGTACCCGAGGAAGTGATCAAGGCGGCGCCCATGATCGCCTATCCCTTAGGATTGTTCGACTGCTGCGGGGTGAGCGACGGGGCGGCCTGCGCCATCGTGACCACGCCGGAGATCGCCAAGAGCTTGAAGAAGAACCAGAACCTGGTCAAGGTCAAGGCCCTTTCCGTATCGGTCAGTTCCGGTGAGGAGTCCATCGGCAACTCCTGGGACGGCTCCCATTTCGTGACCACGCGAATTGCGGCGACCAAGGCCTACGAGGAGGCCGGCATCAAAGACCCGCGGCAGGAGATCAGCATGTGCGAAGTGCACGACTGTTTTTCGATTACCGAGATGGTTACCATGGAAGACCTGCACATCTCTCCCAAGGGCGGGGCCTATGAGGATATCATGGGCGGGTTTTACGATCTCAACGGTGAGACGCCCTGCCAGGTGGACGGCGGGTTGAAGTGCTTCGGCCATCCCATCGGCGCATCGGGGCTGCGTATGATCTACGCCATGTACGAGCAGCTTTTGGAAAGGGTGCCCGAGGAAAGAAAGGTCAAGAATGCCCAAATGGGCCTGACCCACAACCTGGGGGGCATGCCCCACTCCAACGTGGCGGCCATTTCGATCGTTGGCCTTGATTAG